A genome region from Streptomyces pratensis includes the following:
- a CDS encoding polysialyltransferase family glycosyltransferase, with protein sequence MSGRRSTQLFFACSQYAAATVTAAIRSGLFGSRDGHRRMLIVSDTSYAPEVGTPLDRMDGFECLRPEFDAVISWNDFISPFHPVGWFPRDQDTLLWERYLRLAWELGDGPVEIACESIQANPSNAVAKIFGESPVHVYADGLMSYGPTRSKIDPLIGTRVQRLLHLDLVPGLRPLLLSEFDVEPEVVPTAEFLKVLSELSDAAPALTAGQIPDAPALLLGQYLSAIDVLTPAQEEDLHVRMVRGAIALGHRHIVFKPHPSAPAGWSRALEEEAERLGAELTVLKDPVIAEVAYQRLNPALVVGAFSTALLTAASFYGIPVARVGTDTLLDGLTPYQNSNRVPLTIVDALLPALEEPSSVTGWSLPDESSVRQELTGLITAVGFAMQPKIYPELRPAAEAFLAEQPASGRNRYFRRRRLTALALPGALPSQLGFIPRSPTVRRFARQARTWQRAASRRMPGAGRTGGS encoded by the coding sequence ATGTCCGGCCGCCGTTCCACCCAGCTCTTCTTCGCCTGCTCCCAGTACGCCGCCGCCACCGTCACCGCCGCGATCCGGTCCGGCCTGTTCGGTTCCCGCGACGGACACCGCCGGATGCTGATCGTCAGCGACACCTCGTACGCCCCGGAGGTGGGCACCCCGCTCGACCGGATGGACGGATTCGAGTGCCTGCGGCCCGAGTTCGACGCCGTGATCTCCTGGAACGACTTCATCAGCCCCTTCCACCCGGTGGGCTGGTTCCCCCGCGACCAGGACACCCTGCTCTGGGAGCGGTATCTGCGTCTCGCCTGGGAACTCGGCGACGGGCCCGTGGAGATCGCCTGCGAGTCCATCCAGGCGAACCCCTCCAACGCCGTCGCGAAGATCTTCGGTGAGAGCCCCGTCCACGTCTACGCCGACGGGCTGATGAGCTACGGCCCGACGAGGAGCAAGATCGACCCGCTCATCGGCACGCGTGTGCAGCGGCTCCTCCACCTGGATCTGGTGCCGGGGCTCCGGCCGCTCCTGCTGTCCGAGTTCGACGTCGAACCCGAGGTCGTCCCGACGGCGGAGTTCCTCAAGGTGCTGTCGGAACTGTCCGACGCGGCGCCCGCGCTCACCGCAGGGCAGATCCCGGACGCCCCGGCCCTGCTGCTCGGGCAGTACCTGTCCGCGATCGACGTCCTGACCCCCGCGCAGGAGGAGGACCTCCATGTGCGGATGGTGCGCGGCGCCATAGCGCTCGGACACCGCCACATCGTCTTCAAGCCGCACCCCTCAGCCCCGGCCGGCTGGTCCCGCGCCCTGGAGGAGGAGGCGGAGCGGCTGGGTGCCGAACTGACGGTCCTGAAGGACCCGGTGATCGCCGAGGTGGCCTACCAGCGGCTGAACCCGGCGCTCGTCGTGGGCGCGTTCTCCACCGCTCTGCTCACCGCCGCGTCCTTCTACGGCATCCCCGTCGCCCGCGTCGGTACGGACACGCTGCTCGACGGGCTCACCCCTTACCAGAACAGCAACCGGGTGCCGCTGACGATCGTCGACGCGCTGCTGCCTGCTCTGGAGGAGCCTTCGTCGGTCACCGGCTGGTCCCTGCCGGACGAGAGCAGCGTCCGGCAGGAGCTCACCGGGCTGATCACCGCCGTCGGCTTCGCGATGCAGCCGAAGATCTACCCGGAACTGCGCCCCGCGGCCGAGGCGTTCCTGGCGGAACAGCCCGCGTCCGGAAGGAACCGCTACTTCCGGCGCCGCCGTCTGACGGCGCTCGCCCTGCCCGGAGCGCTGCCCTCGCAGCTCGGCTTCATCCCGCGCAGCCCCACCGTGCGCAGGTTCGCGCGGCAGGCCAGGACCTGGCAGCGGGCCGCGAGCCGCCGCATGCCGGGCGCGGGCCGGACCGGCGGCAGCTGA
- a CDS encoding glycosyltransferase family 2 protein: MVKLSVIVPFYNVQTYAPDTLRSLRANAGKDFEFILVDDCSTDGTADILRRARDDIPGTVVIRHEQNGGLATARNTGLDASTGEFITFLDGDDWLAPGYYERLLAAAEDLGCDFVRADHVQVTGRARTVHRVPHGLRGVPFSPREAILPPDRTTSVDYPYAWAGIYHRRLVDRGLLHFTHGLRTAEDRPWIWRLHREAESFAAVGLLGVFYRRGVASSLTQIGDVRQLDFIRAFDQVIDETARDPEADRLLPKAVRTYAAVMAHHLNSIERFEPAVARKLRSMSAAALHRLPQDLLSDTLDSLGDQRAARLRRLRRRPVPAGTVPSVTTGAST, from the coding sequence GTGGTTAAGCTCTCCGTCATCGTGCCGTTCTACAACGTGCAGACATACGCGCCCGACACCCTCAGAAGCCTTCGCGCGAACGCGGGTAAGGACTTCGAGTTCATCCTCGTCGACGACTGTTCCACGGACGGGACAGCCGACATCCTGCGCCGCGCGCGGGACGACATCCCGGGGACGGTCGTGATCAGGCACGAACAGAACGGCGGGCTCGCGACCGCGCGGAACACCGGTCTGGACGCCTCGACCGGGGAGTTCATCACCTTCCTGGACGGCGACGACTGGCTGGCCCCCGGCTACTACGAGCGGCTGCTGGCCGCCGCGGAGGACCTGGGGTGCGACTTCGTACGCGCCGACCACGTGCAGGTCACCGGCAGGGCGCGGACCGTGCACCGCGTGCCGCACGGGCTGCGGGGTGTCCCCTTCAGCCCTCGGGAGGCAATCCTTCCGCCCGACCGCACCACGTCGGTGGACTACCCCTACGCCTGGGCCGGCATCTACCACCGCCGTCTCGTCGACCGCGGGCTGCTGCACTTCACCCACGGGCTGCGGACGGCCGAGGACCGGCCGTGGATCTGGCGGCTGCACCGGGAGGCGGAGTCCTTCGCCGCGGTCGGACTCCTCGGGGTGTTCTACCGTCGCGGTGTCGCCTCCTCACTCACCCAGATCGGTGACGTGCGCCAGCTCGACTTCATCCGGGCGTTCGACCAGGTCATCGACGAGACCGCGCGGGATCCCGAGGCGGACCGGCTGCTGCCCAAGGCGGTCCGCACCTACGCGGCCGTCATGGCGCACCACCTGAACTCCATCGAGAGGTTCGAACCGGCCGTCGCCCGGAAGCTTCGCTCCATGAGTGCCGCGGCGCTCCACCGGCTTCCGCAGGACCTCCTCAGCGACACGCTGGACTCGCTCGGTGACCAGCGGGCGGCGCGGCTCCGCCGCCTCCGTCGCCGTCCGGTCCCCGCGGGGACCGTCCCCTCCGTCACCACAGGAGCCTCCACCTGA
- a CDS encoding DUF6716 putative glycosyltransferase: MPPRTSSPAGSEGRADTAAADCAPLRIAVLADSDTRWKWGALTARRLSTASEAGATGRPVEISGLLLRGRATPTPRQLAEVGEVGVEAGRVREVTAVEFLHTVRDEAYDVVVLALVGGAVQAMIHGLAALDLPRRPVVVTGYVGVVYEKLADGLLLRHGADVVLANSRHDAARFHAVYEGVGADASSVTEAALPFLGGEPHRAQEGRDTVVFAAQPSVPASRADRTYLLRRLVEHARLHPGREVLLKLRSKPGEHTTHIEELPYQRLAERIPGGLPPNFRLVYGHMGEVLDRTDLLVTVSSTAALESLHRRIPTAILSDLGVREALGNHHFIGSGLITSWDHLDGGLRPEPDEEWLAGQGVAADGTYGAAYDTARVRVAALLAGPLPRLAPYYTPATAPGYLPGILARYHLGPDGHPLPGAVTPRETGRVRGAVRETVRNAARGAYRHGVQRVAPVIRRMGEL, encoded by the coding sequence GTGCCTCCACGTACCAGTAGCCCGGCCGGCTCCGAAGGCCGCGCCGATACCGCAGCAGCCGACTGTGCCCCCCTTCGCATAGCTGTGCTCGCCGACTCCGACACCCGCTGGAAATGGGGCGCGCTCACCGCGCGCCGCCTCTCCACGGCCTCGGAAGCCGGAGCGACGGGTCGTCCTGTCGAGATCAGCGGACTGCTGCTGCGCGGCCGGGCCACCCCGACGCCCCGCCAGCTCGCCGAAGTGGGCGAGGTGGGGGTCGAGGCCGGCCGGGTGCGCGAGGTGACCGCCGTCGAGTTCCTGCACACGGTGCGGGACGAGGCGTACGACGTCGTCGTCCTCGCCCTCGTCGGCGGCGCCGTCCAGGCGATGATCCACGGCCTGGCCGCACTGGACCTGCCCCGCAGGCCCGTCGTGGTCACCGGCTATGTCGGGGTCGTCTACGAGAAGCTCGCCGACGGGCTCCTGCTGCGCCACGGCGCGGACGTCGTCCTCGCCAACTCCCGGCACGACGCGGCGCGTTTCCACGCGGTCTACGAGGGGGTCGGCGCCGACGCGTCGTCCGTCACCGAGGCGGCCCTGCCGTTCCTCGGCGGGGAGCCGCACCGGGCCCAGGAGGGCCGTGACACCGTCGTGTTCGCCGCCCAGCCCTCCGTCCCCGCGTCCCGCGCCGACCGGACGTACCTGCTGCGCCGGCTCGTCGAGCACGCCAGGCTGCACCCGGGCCGCGAGGTGCTGCTGAAGCTGCGCTCCAAGCCGGGTGAACACACCACGCACATCGAGGAACTGCCCTACCAGCGGCTCGCGGAGCGGATCCCCGGCGGGCTGCCGCCCAACTTCCGTCTCGTGTACGGGCACATGGGCGAGGTCCTGGACCGCACCGACCTGCTGGTCACCGTGTCCTCGACCGCCGCGCTGGAGTCCCTCCACCGGCGGATCCCGACCGCGATCCTCTCCGACCTCGGTGTCCGCGAGGCCCTCGGCAACCACCACTTCATCGGCTCGGGACTGATCACGTCCTGGGACCACCTCGACGGCGGCCTCCGCCCGGAGCCCGACGAGGAGTGGCTCGCAGGCCAGGGCGTCGCCGCCGACGGCACGTACGGGGCGGCCTACGACACCGCCCGGGTGCGGGTCGCTGCGCTGCTCGCCGGGCCGCTTCCCCGCCTCGCCCCCTACTACACGCCCGCCACCGCGCCGGGTTACCTCCCCGGCATCCTCGCCCGCTACCACCTGGGCCCCGACGGCCACCCCCTGCCGGGAGCCGTCACGCCGAGGGAGACGGGCCGGGTCCGCGGCGCGGTGCGCGAAACCGTACGCAACGCGGCGCGCGGCGCCTACCGCCACGGCGTCCAGCGGGTCGCCCCCGTGATCCGGCGGATGGGCGAGCTGTGA
- a CDS encoding acylneuraminate cytidylyltransferase — MTPPPTVLAVIPARGGSKGVPAKNLAKVGGVPLVARAVRACLASPEVTDVVVTTDDPAIADAARAAADALGEDARLLCVQRPAAIAGDTATSEDAVLHALHSYEATAHGRKADVVLLVQCTSPFITREDIDGVAAAVAREGADTAVTVAPFHGFVWRDGSAVEEGTYGVNHDKAVRPRRQDRPQDYLETGAAYAMEVEGFRTHRHRFFGHTALVRTDPARVLEIDDPHDLARARALAPLLDPSPLPTRADIDAVVLDFDGTQTDDRVLIDSDGREIVAVHRGDGLGVAALRRAGVPLLILSTEQNPVVAARARKLQVPVLHGIDRKDLALKQWCEEQSIAPDRVLYVGNDVNDLACFGLAGWPVAVASAHDSVRAAARAVTTNPGGFGAIREIAAWLLGPTLTLSTETPATPTESAPTK; from the coding sequence ATGACCCCGCCCCCCACCGTGCTCGCCGTGATCCCCGCCCGCGGCGGATCGAAGGGCGTGCCCGCCAAGAACCTCGCCAAGGTCGGCGGCGTACCGCTCGTCGCCCGTGCCGTCCGCGCCTGCCTCGCCTCGCCCGAGGTCACGGACGTCGTCGTCACCACCGACGACCCGGCCATCGCCGACGCGGCCAGGGCGGCGGCCGACGCACTGGGGGAGGACGCCCGGCTGCTCTGTGTGCAGCGTCCCGCCGCCATCGCCGGTGACACCGCGACCAGCGAGGACGCGGTCCTGCACGCGCTGCACTCCTACGAGGCGACGGCGCACGGCCGGAAGGCGGACGTGGTGCTCCTCGTCCAGTGCACGAGCCCGTTCATCACACGCGAGGACATCGACGGCGTCGCCGCCGCGGTGGCCCGCGAGGGCGCCGACACCGCGGTCACCGTGGCCCCCTTCCACGGCTTCGTGTGGCGCGACGGCAGCGCGGTCGAGGAGGGCACCTACGGCGTCAACCACGACAAGGCCGTACGCCCCCGCCGCCAGGACCGGCCCCAGGACTACCTGGAGACCGGTGCCGCGTACGCCATGGAGGTCGAGGGCTTCCGCACGCACCGCCACCGCTTCTTCGGCCACACCGCGCTCGTACGGACCGATCCCGCACGGGTCCTGGAGATCGACGACCCGCACGACCTGGCCCGCGCCCGCGCCCTCGCGCCGCTCCTCGACCCCTCCCCGCTGCCGACCCGGGCGGACATCGACGCCGTCGTCCTCGACTTCGACGGCACGCAGACCGACGACCGCGTCCTCATCGACTCGGACGGCCGCGAGATCGTCGCCGTGCACCGCGGCGACGGCCTCGGTGTCGCCGCACTGCGCCGGGCCGGCGTACCGCTGCTGATCCTCTCCACGGAGCAGAACCCGGTCGTCGCCGCCCGCGCCCGCAAGCTCCAGGTCCCCGTCCTGCACGGCATCGACCGCAAGGACCTGGCACTCAAGCAGTGGTGCGAGGAGCAGTCCATCGCTCCCGACCGCGTGCTCTACGTCGGCAACGACGTCAACGACCTGGCCTGCTTCGGCCTGGCGGGCTGGCCCGTCGCCGTGGCGAGCGCCCACGACTCGGTGCGCGCCGCCGCGCGCGCCGTGACCACCAACCCGGGCGGCTTCGGCGCCATCCGCGAGATCGCGGCCTGGCTCCTGGGCCCCACCCTCACCCTCTCCACCGAAACGCCCGCAACCCCCACCGAGTCAGCCCCCACCAAGTAA
- a CDS encoding N-acetylneuraminate synthase family protein, which translates to MSNTSRLRTFGTRTAGPGHPVYVTGEIGINHNGDLDNALALIDAAAEAGCDAVKFQKRTPEICTPRDQWDIERDTPWGRMTYIDYRHRVEFGEAEYTAIAEHCAKRGIDWFASPWDTEAVAFLEKFDVPAHKVASASLTDDELLRSLRATGRTVILSTGMSTPKQIRHAVEVLGSDNILLCHATSTYPAKAEELNLRVINTLQQEYPNVPIGYSGHETGLQTTLAAVALGATFVERHITLDRAMWGSDQAASVEPQGLTRLVRDIRTIEASLGDGVKKVYESELGPMKKLRRVAGVVAEGENAPAAEPVAV; encoded by the coding sequence ATGAGCAACACCTCCCGCCTGCGTACGTTCGGCACCCGCACCGCCGGCCCCGGCCACCCCGTCTACGTCACCGGCGAGATCGGCATCAACCACAACGGCGACCTCGACAACGCCCTCGCGCTGATCGACGCGGCCGCCGAAGCCGGCTGCGACGCGGTCAAGTTCCAGAAGCGCACCCCGGAGATCTGCACCCCGCGCGACCAGTGGGACATCGAACGCGACACCCCCTGGGGCCGGATGACGTACATCGACTACCGCCACCGTGTCGAGTTCGGCGAGGCCGAGTACACCGCCATCGCCGAGCACTGCGCCAAGCGCGGCATCGACTGGTTCGCCTCCCCGTGGGACACCGAGGCCGTCGCCTTCCTGGAGAAGTTCGACGTCCCCGCGCACAAGGTCGCCTCCGCCTCGCTCACGGACGACGAGCTGCTCCGCTCGCTGCGCGCCACCGGCCGCACCGTCATCCTCTCCACCGGCATGTCGACCCCGAAGCAGATCCGGCACGCGGTCGAGGTCCTCGGCAGCGACAACATCCTGCTCTGCCACGCCACCTCGACGTACCCGGCGAAGGCCGAGGAGCTCAACCTGCGGGTCATCAACACCCTGCAGCAGGAGTACCCGAACGTCCCGATCGGCTACAGCGGCCACGAGACGGGGCTGCAGACGACCCTCGCCGCCGTCGCGCTGGGCGCCACGTTCGTCGAGCGTCACATCACCCTGGACCGCGCCATGTGGGGCTCCGACCAGGCCGCCTCCGTCGAGCCGCAGGGCCTCACGCGCCTCGTCCGCGACATCCGCACCATCGAGGCGTCGCTCGGTGACGGAGTCAAGAAGGTCTACGAGTCGGAGCTCGGCCCGATGAAGAAGCTCCGCCGGGTCGCGGGCGTCGTCGCCGAGGGCGAGAACGCGCCGGCCGCCGAGCCGGTCGCGGTCTGA
- a CDS encoding LysR family transcriptional regulator — protein sequence MFEIDALRLLVTVAGTGSFTKAAARLSYTQSAVSRRIATLEQEAGGPLFERLPRGVRLNPAGRALHRHAVDVLDRLSRAEQELAVLHTGDGGLLHVGAFSTANISLVPAALRAFRQARPAVEVIAVEGRSDTLTARLADGALDLAVVSDYPSGLPSADGVTTAPLCEDELLVALPCDHRLADADVIDLGELRDEAWLQHAYGDRPTMLADACARAGFAPRKIIRIAEWTGKFGYVAAGLGVALIPSLAAWAVPDGLVLVRLTDPALRRTVHIALPAEPLPAALTLGDLLLDGSRPRPTTPADRGTGAA from the coding sequence GTGTTCGAGATCGATGCGCTGCGGCTGCTGGTGACGGTGGCCGGGACGGGGTCGTTCACCAAGGCGGCGGCCCGCCTGAGCTACACGCAGTCAGCGGTTTCCCGACGCATCGCGACGCTGGAGCAGGAAGCAGGCGGGCCACTCTTCGAGAGGCTGCCGAGGGGTGTACGGCTGAACCCGGCGGGCCGCGCCCTGCACCGCCACGCCGTGGACGTTCTCGACCGCCTGTCACGTGCCGAGCAGGAACTGGCCGTGCTGCACACGGGAGACGGTGGGCTGCTGCACGTAGGGGCGTTCTCCACCGCCAACATCTCGTTGGTGCCCGCCGCCCTGCGCGCGTTCCGGCAGGCCCGGCCTGCTGTCGAAGTCATCGCGGTCGAGGGCCGCAGCGACACTCTGACGGCGCGGCTCGCCGACGGGGCGCTGGACCTGGCCGTCGTCAGCGACTATCCGTCCGGGCTGCCTTCCGCCGACGGTGTCACCACGGCGCCGCTGTGCGAGGACGAGCTGCTGGTCGCCCTCCCCTGTGATCACCGTCTGGCCGACGCCGACGTGATCGATCTGGGCGAACTGCGTGACGAGGCCTGGCTGCAACACGCGTACGGGGACCGCCCGACGATGCTCGCCGACGCCTGCGCGCGGGCAGGCTTCGCTCCGAGGAAGATCATCAGGATCGCGGAGTGGACGGGGAAGTTCGGTTATGTGGCGGCGGGGCTCGGAGTCGCGCTGATCCCCTCACTGGCCGCCTGGGCGGTGCCGGACGGACTGGTGCTGGTCCGGCTCACCGACCCCGCGCTGCGCCGGACCGTTCACATAGCGCTGCCCGCCGAACCGCTGCCGGCGGCGCTGACGTTGGGCGATCTGCTCCTGGACGGCAGCCGTCCACGGCCGACGACACCTGCCGACCGGGGTACCGGCGCCGCATGA
- a CDS encoding M20 family metallopeptidase, protein MLADLEALVRCESFSADHAALARSARAVGAMGARLLGAGPETIVIDGVTHLRWAFGTPRVLLLGHHDTVWPVGSLEARPWSVAGGVARGPGVLDMKAGLVQMFHALASLRSLNGVCVLVNGDEEVGSPTSRELIEEAARGSAAAFVLEASGDEGGALKTARKGSSRYEVTVHGRAAHAGTNPEQGVNAAVEAAHQVLAIDGIGAAVTGGAGTGATGTGLTVTPTLLSAGSTPNTVPALARIAVDVRVPTFAAQDDVDALMRGLSPRTPGARLEVRGIGGRPPMEAGASAELFALASRIALELGGPPLRGVTVGGVSDGNFTAAVGCPTLDGLGAVGGGAHADDEYVEVAEMVPRARLLAGLISRTPR, encoded by the coding sequence ATGCTCGCCGATCTGGAGGCGCTGGTGCGCTGCGAGTCCTTCTCGGCCGATCATGCCGCGCTCGCGCGGAGCGCCCGGGCGGTCGGGGCGATGGGGGCGAGGCTGCTGGGGGCCGGGCCCGAGACCATCGTGATAGACGGGGTGACCCATCTGCGCTGGGCCTTCGGCACACCGCGGGTGCTGCTGCTGGGGCACCACGACACGGTGTGGCCGGTGGGCTCGCTGGAAGCCCGTCCGTGGTCGGTGGCCGGAGGGGTGGCGCGGGGGCCAGGCGTGCTCGACATGAAGGCCGGGCTGGTCCAGATGTTCCACGCGCTGGCCTCCCTCCGCTCCCTGAACGGGGTGTGTGTGCTGGTCAACGGCGACGAGGAGGTCGGCTCCCCGACCTCGCGCGAGCTGATCGAGGAGGCGGCGCGCGGGAGTGCGGCGGCGTTCGTGCTGGAGGCGTCCGGTGACGAGGGCGGTGCCCTGAAAACCGCGCGTAAGGGGAGCTCGCGGTACGAGGTGACCGTGCACGGGCGGGCCGCGCATGCGGGGACGAACCCTGAGCAGGGGGTCAACGCGGCGGTCGAGGCGGCCCACCAGGTGCTGGCCATCGACGGAATCGGAGCGGCGGTGACAGGGGGTGCCGGGACGGGCGCCACCGGCACCGGCCTGACAGTCACGCCCACACTCCTGTCGGCCGGCAGTACGCCCAACACGGTGCCGGCGCTGGCGCGGATAGCCGTGGACGTACGCGTACCCACCTTCGCCGCACAGGACGATGTGGACGCGCTCATGCGGGGGCTCTCGCCCCGCACGCCCGGGGCCCGGCTGGAGGTGCGGGGCATCGGCGGACGCCCGCCCATGGAGGCGGGGGCCTCGGCCGAACTCTTCGCCCTCGCCTCCCGGATCGCTCTGGAACTGGGAGGGCCTCCTCTCCGGGGTGTCACCGTCGGCGGCGTCTCGGACGGCAACTTCACCGCCGCCGTGGGCTGTCCGACGCTCGACGGGCTGGGAGCGGTGGGCGGAGGTGCCCACGCGGACGACGAGTACGTGGAGGTCGCTGAGATGGTTCCCAGGGCCCGACTGCTCGCCGGACTGATCAGCAGGACCCCGCGATGA
- a CDS encoding MarR family transcriptional regulator, whose translation MAVKHPSSALCAPAPSRPYARANPGYGKRSAPDQRPARPDDFALLPERERYVAGYVDHLPDGAAMDIKSLARSLPLYGQMAVGSALRALGVAGHLRHVRMPAEAGGGQVRWITRTYWSRTARDNEWWTAFLTGAAGCEGTSGSAPVPAPPVAPVAPAPPPVPQQRTQEPGPAPAGASGASPAYLVLARLGRADARLALSAADCAALEDLAAAWLARGVGTEYMVQTLAAGLPAAVDSPVGFVRRRLRDKIPPEMPVAPAPEAPRAPVPRPMVECTECGAPGRPEALPDGLCRSCRTPGPTATETLAPPAATTAPTEATAPGSITVPTPASPAERDVKAYVGTLRELLRLP comes from the coding sequence GTGGCTGTCAAGCACCCTAGCTCCGCCCTGTGCGCACCCGCACCCTCCCGCCCGTACGCGAGGGCCAACCCCGGCTACGGCAAGCGCTCCGCCCCGGACCAGCGCCCCGCCCGGCCCGACGACTTCGCCCTGCTGCCGGAGCGGGAGCGGTACGTCGCCGGTTACGTGGACCACCTGCCCGACGGCGCGGCCATGGACATCAAGTCGCTGGCCAGGAGCTTGCCGCTGTACGGACAGATGGCCGTCGGCAGTGCCCTGAGGGCCCTGGGGGTGGCCGGACACCTGCGCCACGTGCGGATGCCCGCCGAGGCGGGCGGAGGCCAGGTCCGCTGGATCACCCGCACCTACTGGTCCCGTACGGCCCGTGACAACGAGTGGTGGACCGCGTTCCTCACCGGCGCGGCGGGGTGCGAGGGCACCTCCGGATCCGCCCCGGTCCCCGCTCCTCCCGTAGCCCCCGTAGCCCCCGCCCCGCCACCGGTGCCGCAGCAGCGCACCCAGGAGCCGGGCCCCGCGCCCGCCGGGGCCTCCGGCGCCTCGCCCGCGTACCTCGTGCTCGCCCGTCTCGGCCGGGCCGACGCCCGTCTCGCCCTCTCCGCCGCCGACTGCGCCGCCCTGGAGGACCTGGCCGCGGCCTGGCTCGCTCGGGGCGTGGGGACGGAGTACATGGTCCAGACCCTCGCCGCCGGGCTCCCCGCCGCCGTCGACTCCCCGGTCGGCTTCGTCAGGCGGCGGCTCCGCGACAAGATCCCGCCCGAGATGCCTGTCGCGCCCGCGCCCGAAGCTCCCCGTGCACCCGTACCGCGCCCGATGGTCGAATGCACGGAGTGCGGCGCACCCGGCCGCCCCGAGGCGCTCCCGGACGGGCTCTGCCGCTCCTGCCGGACCCCTGGCCCGACAGCCACGGAGACCCTGGCACCACCCGCGGCGACCACGGCACCCACTGAGGCCACGGCACCTGGGTCGATTACGGTTCCCACGCCCGCGTCTCCCGCCGAACGCGATGTGAAGGCGTACGTCGGTACGCTCCGTGAGTTGCTCAGGCTCCCCTGA
- a CDS encoding amidohydrolase yields MNQLKSRAPHAEAVLPGTLPDDLRAELIAFRRDLHMHPELGNQEFRTTAAIKARLEKAGLEPQVLPGGTGLVCDVGEWDGVTPMLALRGDIDALPIPDTKAGVSYRSTVPDRAHACGHDVHTSCVLGAGLVLSELDRQGLLPRPVRLLFQPAEEVLPGGAADAVAAGVLEGVGRIIGVHCDPKVDVGKVGLRIGPITSACDRLEVSLDGAGGHTARPHLTTDMVTAAARVATDVPALLARRVDARAGLAVTWGRLQTGHAPNVIPQHAELSGTVRCLDLESWRQAPDLVHEAIDEVAGMYRAKTVIDYVRGVPPVVNEAETIGLLDAAMTIRRGSYAIEDTEQSLGGEDFSWYLEKIPGAMARLGVRAPGDTRGLDLHRGDFDVDEEAITVGVELFTAAALLDV; encoded by the coding sequence GTGAACCAGTTGAAGTCCCGTGCGCCCCACGCCGAGGCCGTCCTGCCCGGCACCCTGCCCGACGACCTGCGTGCCGAGCTCATCGCCTTCCGCCGTGATCTGCACATGCACCCCGAGCTCGGCAACCAGGAGTTCCGTACCACCGCCGCCATCAAGGCCCGGCTCGAGAAGGCCGGGCTGGAGCCGCAGGTGCTGCCCGGCGGCACGGGACTGGTCTGTGACGTGGGGGAGTGGGACGGCGTGACGCCGATGCTGGCGCTGCGCGGCGACATCGACGCACTGCCGATCCCGGACACCAAGGCCGGGGTCTCCTACCGGTCCACCGTGCCCGACCGGGCGCACGCCTGCGGGCACGACGTCCACACGAGCTGCGTCCTGGGGGCGGGACTCGTGCTGAGCGAGCTGGACCGGCAGGGGCTGCTGCCCCGTCCGGTGCGGCTGCTGTTCCAGCCCGCCGAGGAGGTGCTGCCCGGCGGTGCCGCCGACGCGGTCGCGGCCGGGGTGCTGGAAGGCGTGGGACGGATCATCGGGGTGCACTGCGACCCCAAGGTGGACGTGGGCAAGGTCGGACTCCGGATCGGGCCGATCACCTCCGCCTGCGACCGCCTGGAGGTCTCCCTCGACGGTGCCGGTGGCCACACGGCCCGGCCGCACCTCACCACCGACATGGTCACCGCCGCCGCCCGGGTGGCTACCGACGTACCCGCGCTGCTCGCCCGGCGGGTCGACGCGCGGGCCGGCCTCGCGGTCACCTGGGGACGGCTCCAGACGGGCCACGCGCCCAATGTCATCCCCCAGCACGCCGAGCTGTCCGGGACGGTGCGCTGCCTCGACCTGGAGAGCTGGCGGCAGGCGCCCGACCTGGTGCACGAGGCGATCGACGAGGTGGCCGGAATGTACCGGGCGAAGACGGTGATCGACTACGTCCGTGGGGTGCCGCCCGTGGTGAACGAGGCCGAGACGATCGGTCTCCTCGACGCCGCGATGACCATCCGCCGCGGATCGTATGCGATCGAGGACACCGAACAGAGTCTGGGCGGCGAGGACTTCTCCTGGTACCTGGAGAAGATCCCGGGTGCCATGGCGCGGCTCGGCGTGCGCGCGCCGGGCGACACCCGTGGTCTGGACCTGCACAGGGGCGACTTCGACGTGGACGAGGAGGCGATCACGGTGGGGGTGGAGCTGTTCACCGCCGCCGCGTTGCTGGACGTCTGA